In the genome of Calothrix sp. PCC 6303, the window ACCCAACAAATTTCCTTTGAAGTTCCCAAAAATTTAGTCCTCGCAGATGCAGATGCGATCGCATCTCAAGTTCCTACTATAGCAGGAGTGGCACCAGAGTTAAACCGTCGGCAAAGAGTTGCTTTTAAAAATCGTAATTCTGATGAAAACATCATTGGTACAACGCCAAGTTTCTTAATTGTACGTGATTTTGACACAGCAAAAGGACGCTTTTTCAGCGATGTTGATATGAAGCGTAGTAATCAAGTTGTGGTTTTAGGAAGTAAATTTGCCACCAAGTTTTTTGGTACAAATAATCCCATTGGACAACAAATACGCATTAAAGATTCAAGATTTGAAGTTATTGGTGTGTTGAGAGAAAAAGGTTCAAGTTTTGGTGCTGATTATGACAAGGTATTAGTCATCCCAATTACAACCTCTGCCAACCGTTTAATTGGGCGCAATTCACCCTATGGATTAGGTGTAGATTACATTGTAGCTTCGGCGCGTGATGCTAAAAGTGTAGACGGTGCGGTATTCCAAATCACTAATTTACTGCGTCTGCGTCATAAAATCAACGGAGAAGATGACTTTAGTATTCAAACACAAAAAGATGCATTAAAAACCGTTGGACAAATCACCTCTGCATTAACAATAATGTTAGCTGCAATTGCCGCAATTTCTTTGTTTGTTGGTGGGATTGGAATTATGAATATTATGCTGGTTTCTGTCACCGAACGCACCCATGAAATTGGTTTAAGGAAAGCCATTGGTGCAACCCAACAAGATATACTCCTACAATTTACCATTGAGGCTGTGATTGTGTCTGCTGCGGGTGGTTTAATTGGCGCTATCGTAGGTGTTTCCGGGGTTTTATTGGTGGCTGCATTGACACCTCTAGAAGCCGCTATTTCCCCGATTGCGATCGCATCTGCTGTAGGAATCTCTGGTGCCATAGGTTTGTTTTTTGGTGTTGTTCCTGCCCGTCGTGCCGCAAAACTTGACCCAATTGTGGCATTAAGAAGTGCTTAACACAATATGTCTTGCTTTTCTTATCTTTAATAATATCTAAAAATAATATCTAAAAATCAAGATTATGAATCAAGAACAAGCAATTAACTTAAATTCTTCTGCTACAGTTTTTAACTCCGCTACAAAGGAAGATGTAGAAGCTTCTCAAGTCCTAAACCCTAGCCATTTAAAACCAATCATTCGCTTAGAAAATATCTTTAAAATCTACGGAATTGGAGAAACAGAAGTTCGCGCTCTTAACGATGTCAACTTAATCATTGAAGAAGGCGAATATTGTGCAATTATGGGACCATCAGGTTCGGGAAAATCCACAGCCATGAATATTATTGGTTGTTTAGATCAACCAACTTCAGGACATTATTATTTAGATAGTCTTGATGTTGCTCAAATGGAAGATAAGCAACTTGCTCATATTCGGAATAAAAAGCTGGGATTTGTCTTCCAACAATTTCATTTATTGCAGCAAT includes:
- a CDS encoding ABC transporter permease, producing the protein MNIIESMTMAGKTLLSNRLRSALTMLGIVIGNASVIAMIGVGEAGQKYVAKQLESLGPNVLFVLPGNQETQQISFEVPKNLVLADADAIASQVPTIAGVAPELNRRQRVAFKNRNSDENIIGTTPSFLIVRDFDTAKGRFFSDVDMKRSNQVVVLGSKFATKFFGTNNPIGQQIRIKDSRFEVIGVLREKGSSFGADYDKVLVIPITTSANRLIGRNSPYGLGVDYIVASARDAKSVDGAVFQITNLLRLRHKINGEDDFSIQTQKDALKTVGQITSALTIMLAAIAAISLFVGGIGIMNIMLVSVTERTHEIGLRKAIGATQQDILLQFTIEAVIVSAAGGLIGAIVGVSGVLLVAALTPLEAAISPIAIASAVGISGAIGLFFGVVPARRAAKLDPIVALRSA